In Phyllobacterium zundukense, one DNA window encodes the following:
- a CDS encoding cytochrome c1, translating into MKKILLGFAAVGLGTMLAFGGAYAAEEAHNAAEPTHFPIKHPEQQDWTFAGPFGHYDKQQLQRGLKIYKEVCSACHSMNLVPFRSLEELGYSEAQVKAFAAEYEVPDAPNADGEFVNRKAIPADHFPSPYANPQAAAAANGGAVPPDFSLIAKARAVERGFPQFLIDIVWGQYQEGGPDYIHALLTGFGETPPEGMQIPEGTHYNPYFIAAKSLAMAQPLQDGQVTYDDGSPQTLAQYSKDISAFLMWAAEPHLEERKKTGFRVMMFLVLFAGLIYVAKRRIWADVEH; encoded by the coding sequence ATGAAAAAAATCCTCCTCGGTTTCGCAGCTGTCGGTCTTGGTACGATGTTGGCATTCGGTGGCGCTTACGCTGCTGAAGAAGCCCACAATGCCGCCGAGCCAACGCACTTCCCGATCAAGCATCCCGAACAGCAGGACTGGACCTTCGCCGGGCCGTTCGGCCACTATGACAAGCAGCAGCTGCAGCGTGGCCTGAAGATCTACAAGGAAGTGTGCTCGGCTTGCCATTCGATGAACTTGGTGCCGTTCCGCTCGCTTGAGGAACTTGGCTACAGCGAAGCGCAGGTAAAGGCATTCGCGGCAGAATATGAAGTGCCGGATGCGCCTAATGCGGATGGTGAATTTGTCAACCGCAAGGCCATTCCTGCCGATCATTTCCCGTCCCCCTATGCGAACCCACAGGCTGCCGCTGCCGCCAATGGCGGCGCGGTTCCGCCGGACTTCTCACTGATCGCCAAGGCGCGCGCAGTCGAACGTGGCTTTCCGCAGTTTTTGATTGATATTGTCTGGGGGCAATATCAAGAGGGCGGTCCGGATTACATCCATGCTCTGCTGACTGGCTTCGGCGAAACGCCGCCGGAAGGTATGCAGATTCCCGAGGGAACGCACTACAATCCATACTTCATTGCCGCCAAGTCACTTGCCATGGCTCAGCCACTTCAGGATGGTCAGGTGACCTATGATGATGGTTCACCGCAGACGCTGGCTCAGTACTCCAAGGACATTTCGGCCTTCCTGATGTGGGCAGCCGAACCGCACCTGGAAGAGCGCAAGAAGACCGGTTTCCGTGTCATGATGTTCCTCGTCCTCTTTGCCGGACTGATCTACGTGGCCAAGCGCCGGATCTGGGCTGACGTCGAGCATTGA
- a CDS encoding cytochrome b, which translates to MSGGHSSYTPSTGIEKWVDARLPLPRLMYDSFVAYPVPRNLNYAYAFGGILAIMLVSQILTGVVLAMHYAADTGLAFNSVEKIMRDVNSGWLLRYLHSNGASMFFLAVYVHIFRGLYYGSYKAPRELLWILGVIILLLMMATAFMGYVLPWGQMSFWGATVITGFFTAFPVIGDPIQQLLLGGFAVDNPTLNRFFSLHYLLPFMIAGVVILHVWALHVTGQTNPTGIEVKSKTDTVAFTPYATVKDAFALVLFLILFAYFVFYMPNFMGHPDNYIQADSLKTPAHIVPEWYFLPFYAMLRAITFNIGPINSKLGGVLTMFGSIAILFIVPWLDTSKIRSAVYRPWYKLFFWLFVINAIMLGWLGSRPAEGLYTVFSQLGTAYYFGFFVVLMPLLGLIETPRRLPNSITEAVLGKTKSGGQLAGVAAAPETKG; encoded by the coding sequence ATGAGCGGTGGACATTCATCCTATACGCCGAGCACCGGTATCGAAAAATGGGTTGACGCGCGACTGCCGTTGCCGCGTCTGATGTACGATTCATTCGTCGCATATCCGGTTCCGCGCAATCTCAATTATGCCTATGCCTTCGGTGGCATTCTGGCGATCATGCTGGTTTCGCAGATCCTCACCGGTGTGGTCCTGGCGATGCACTATGCTGCGGATACGGGCCTGGCGTTCAACTCAGTTGAAAAAATCATGCGCGATGTGAACTCCGGATGGCTGTTGCGCTATCTGCATTCCAACGGCGCATCAATGTTCTTCCTCGCCGTCTATGTGCATATTTTCCGTGGTCTCTACTACGGTTCCTACAAGGCGCCGCGCGAGTTGCTGTGGATTCTCGGTGTGATCATCCTTCTCCTGATGATGGCGACTGCCTTTATGGGCTACGTTCTGCCCTGGGGTCAGATGTCCTTCTGGGGTGCAACCGTAATCACCGGTTTCTTTACCGCCTTCCCCGTTATCGGTGACCCAATCCAGCAATTGCTGCTTGGTGGCTTTGCCGTCGACAATCCGACGCTCAACCGCTTCTTCTCTCTGCATTATCTGTTGCCCTTCATGATTGCCGGTGTGGTTATCCTCCACGTCTGGGCATTGCATGTGACAGGCCAGACGAACCCGACCGGCATCGAAGTGAAATCGAAGACCGACACCGTTGCCTTCACGCCTTACGCTACCGTCAAGGACGCGTTCGCGCTGGTGCTGTTCCTTATCCTCTTCGCCTATTTCGTGTTTTATATGCCGAACTTCATGGGGCACCCGGACAACTACATCCAGGCTGACTCGCTGAAGACTCCGGCCCACATTGTTCCAGAATGGTACTTCCTGCCATTCTACGCGATGCTGCGCGCCATCACCTTCAACATCGGACCGATCAATTCGAAGCTCGGCGGCGTTCTGACCATGTTCGGCTCGATCGCAATCCTGTTCATCGTACCATGGCTCGACACATCGAAGATTCGTTCGGCCGTGTACCGCCCCTGGTACAAACTGTTCTTCTGGCTGTTCGTCATCAATGCCATCATGCTCGGCTGGCTTGGATCCCGCCCGGCTGAAGGCCTCTATACGGTCTTCTCGCAGCTTGGAACGGCTTACTATTTCGGCTTCTTCGTTGTCCTCATGCCACTGCTTGGCCTGATCGAAACCCCGCGCCGACTGCCGAATTCGATCACGGAAGCCGTGCTTGGGAAAACCAAGAGTGGTGGCCAGCTGGCTGGCGTCGCCGCTGCTCCGGAAACCAAAGGCTGA